The Nitrospira sp. sequence ATCCATAATAGGTCGGTCTCGTATGATCCGTGGCGAAAGAATACAAGCCCCATGCCACTCGAGCGGGTTAGCAAGATCAATAAATACGGGCAATTGTAACGAAGAGTCCTACAACTCGATGCTGGGAGGGAAAAACTTTACTGGGTACTAGGCAAAAGTGACCCGCGAAACGATAAACGGATCGTTCTTTGTCCTATTACAACGGAGATTCAAACTGTAGCGGGAGTTTCTTGGAGCGATCGTCAGGCAACTTGAACCTGAAATGCCAATCACGCTGCCCGGTCTCCGGTGAGGAGCGAAACCAGCCCTCAGCGGTAAGATGCTGATCCGATTTCGACTTGCCTTCGGGATAGAACTTGAAGCGCAAAGGGTTGTCTTTCCCGCCCGGTGACGAATCCGGGTTTAGCCGGCCGGTGATTTCCACGTGGTCTTCCAGCGTATCAAGCGCCTGATCCAGGAGCGACCGAAGCAGAGTTGTGGTGAGGGCCTCCTCGAAGGGTTGATCGGGGTTGAACGGTTCCGTTTCAGCCGCCCACAGAGGAGCGGCCATACACATCAAGAACAGCGCGGGCACCATAGTTCGTAACATGCGATCACTCTATCGCCCCCTCGCCGCCTGGTCAAGGCCGAGTCGGAAGGATGACAGGATCGAATGGCTAACCTTCCGAATACGGATGGTGGTATCGTCACTTCGAGTAAATCATTTCCCGTCTGAACAACGCTATTTAGCGATTTCCGAAGTTCCGATGCCTGCGTTCTCCGGATCGCCCATGAACTTGTTGGCGATCATCTGAGTCGCCTTGAGCGGATTCAGCGCCAGATCAAGCCACCTAGCTGCCGCAGATTTGGCAACCTCTCCATAGCGGAACCGATAGCCGAGCCTGGCTAGTTCCTTTTTGTGGAAGGTCCACAATCCCTTGTCGGAATGATCAAATATTTTGGCGCCCAGGAATGCGTAATACTCCCGCCATCGTTGCCTGAAACATTGTTCAAATTCCTCGTCGCTCAAATAGGCCCGTCCATACTTGGTCAAGTGTTCAAGCATCCCCAAATAGTCGGTGCCAAAGCGCTTACAAAAATGACTTTGCGCCGCCACATGCACTCTCGTGAACGTCAATACCTGATGGACAAAGCCGAAATCTCGACTCCTGAGAATATCGAAACACGCCTCAATATCGCAGTGGAAGTTGGCTTCGTTGTAAAACGTGGGACGCTTTCTCACTTCATCGGCGCCAATCAACGTCGACGTCGATCCCCCGAACACGTACGGGTCGTCCAGGAAAGCATGTCGGCCGATCTCTCGGCCGGCCATGATACTCGTCTCATACGGTGGAGTTCCATCCCAGAACATAAAATCATTGCGCAACCTATGTGCGCCGACAATGGCGACTGTCGGATGAGCTTCGGCAAGTGCAACCATGCGCTCGATACACTCCTGAAACAGCCAGTCATCTGCATCTACCAGTTTGCAGTATTTCGCCGCTGGGGACATCAGCCGAAATGCCACATTATGGTTCTGAAGGCTGCTGACGAATTTCGAGTTGTTATGGATACGAATCCTCGTATCCTTGCTGGCGTAGCTTTGAGCAATTTCAAGAGTTCGATCGGTACTGCAATTATTGACAATGCAATACTCCCAATTGTGGTAGGTCTGCGCCAACACGCTTTCGATGCATTCGGCCAGGTATTGCTCGCCGTTGTAGACGGGCGTGAGGACACTCACGAACGGCTGTGATTGTGGCTTCATCCGCTTCGCCTCGAGTGATTATCGAATCGCTAAGCTCACAGAACGGAACGGAAGTCGCGCCTTAGCCGAGGACGATTTTACGACCGTAAAAAGCCTCCGCATAGTTGCTTGGCGCATTCGATTCGATACCGCGAAGACGCAATATGGAATGGAAGGTCTCTCGGGAAAACCATTGCCTGCTTCGCTGGCTGGGAAATTCATCCATAAGATAACCGACCTTTTCGTTGCATATGGACTGAGTCAAAGGAACAAAGACATTCGGCTGCCCGAGATCTCCGTCATACTTCGGAATTTCAAATTCGAGTATCTGATGATGACGAAAGGTATTCCACGTCAGGTCAGATACCACTCGATGATCCTGATGCAGGTCGTGCCTATAGTGCGTGAAGATCAAATCAGGGCTTACCCGCTTTTTAAGACGTTCAAAGAAACCCTTGATCTCTTCACCCCGGTAGGGAAAGAAGCTTTCTTTGAATTGTTTCGTGACAACGGTCTTCTTCCGCGCGTTTCCGAGAAATCGCCTTGCGCTGGACAGCGCCTCAC is a genomic window containing:
- a CDS encoding PIG-L family deacetylase, whose amino-acid sequence is MLQLNALCPRNEALSVLCLGAHSDDIEIGCGGTILRLLSTCENCHVTWVVLSAAGQRRREALSSARRFLGNARKKTVVTKQFKESFFPYRGEEIKGFFERLKKRVSPDLIFTHYRHDLHQDHRVVSDLTWNTFRHHQILEFEIPKYDGDLGQPNVFVPLTQSICNEKVGYLMDEFPSQRSRQWFSRETFHSILRLRGIESNAPSNYAEAFYGRKIVLG
- a CDS encoding glycosyltransferase family 2 protein, producing MKPQSQPFVSVLTPVYNGEQYLAECIESVLAQTYHNWEYCIVNNCSTDRTLEIAQSYASKDTRIRIHNNSKFVSSLQNHNVAFRLMSPAAKYCKLVDADDWLFQECIERMVALAEAHPTVAIVGAHRLRNDFMFWDGTPPYETSIMAGREIGRHAFLDDPYVFGGSTSTLIGADEVRKRPTFYNEANFHCDIEACFDILRSRDFGFVHQVLTFTRVHVAAQSHFCKRFGTDYLGMLEHLTKYGRAYLSDEEFEQCFRQRWREYYAFLGAKIFDHSDKGLWTFHKKELARLGYRFRYGEVAKSAAARWLDLALNPLKATQMIANKFMGDPENAGIGTSEIAK